The nucleotide sequence CCTGCGACCACGCCGTCAACCTGATCCTGATCGAGGAGGGGCTCAAGCCGCCGCTGCACGGCATCCTCGCCGACCAGAACTTCATGACGCTGTCGGCCGAGGAAATCTATCCGCTGATCCCCGAGGACACGCCCGAGGAATCCTTCGACCAGCACATCTTCGACGACGACAACGAAGCCGGGGCGAGTCCCGACGACAGCCAGCGCCAGGACAACCCCGACGCCGGCGATGCGGGCGGGCAGGGCAAGGAGGGCCAGAGCGAGGCGGAGCAGACGCAGGGCAGCGGCAGCCAGCCGTCGCAAAAGCCGAACGAGCTTTCGCCGTCCGAGCGCGAGGAGCTCGCCGAGCAATGGAAGAACCGCCTCGCCGCGGCCGCGCAGGCGGCGCGCCAGGCCGGCAAGCTGTCGCAGTCGATGATGCGCTGGGTCGACGGCATGCTCGCCCCCAACCTGCCGTGGCGGGCACTGCTCGCGCGCTTCTTCGCGGTCAACCAGCGCGACGATTACTCCTGGCGCCGGCCCTCGCGCCGCGAAGGCGACGCGCTGCTGCCGCGTCTGTCGAGCGAGGGGCTCGACGTCGTCGCGGCGATCGACACGAGCGGCTCGATCAGCGACGAGGAGCTGCGCGAGTTCGTCAGCGAGCTCGACGCGCTCAAAGGCCAGGTGCGCGCCAAGGTCACGCTGCTCGCCTGTGACAACCACGTCGCCGACGCGGCACCCTGGGAGTTCGAGCCCTGGGATACGATGCAGCTGCCGGTCGAGATCGCGGGCGGCGGCGGCACCGACTTCCGGCCGGTCTTCGACTGGGTCGAGAACGAAAACCGCAACCCCGCCATGCTCGTGTATTTCACCGACGCCGAGGGCGACTTCCCCGCGCTGCCGCCGAACTACCCCGTGATCTGGCTCGTCAAGGGCAAAGGCGCCGTGCCCTGGGGCGAGCGGGTGCAACTGAACTGAGCATGACGACCGATCCCGACCCACGCCCCGACACGCCCGCCGCGCAGCCCAATCGCGTGCGCAGCTTCCTGTTCGAGCAGCTCGACATCCGCGGCGCCTGGGTTCAACTGGGCCCCGCGTGGCGCGGAATGACGGCCGGGCGCGGCTACCCCGCG is from Thiobacillus denitrificans ATCC 25259 and encodes:
- a CDS encoding vWA domain-containing protein → MADADDAALAPILTKLAAARTRLIMERPFLGALVMHLPLKVGGEWCTTTGTDAQAFYFNPKFIDNLNLAQTQFVLAHEAMHCAMGHTHRRQHRVKRRWDVACDHAVNLILIEEGLKPPLHGILADQNFMTLSAEEIYPLIPEDTPEESFDQHIFDDDNEAGASPDDSQRQDNPDAGDAGGQGKEGQSEAEQTQGSGSQPSQKPNELSPSEREELAEQWKNRLAAAAQAARQAGKLSQSMMRWVDGMLAPNLPWRALLARFFAVNQRDDYSWRRPSRREGDALLPRLSSEGLDVVAAIDTSGSISDEELREFVSELDALKGQVRAKVTLLACDNHVADAAPWEFEPWDTMQLPVEIAGGGGTDFRPVFDWVENENRNPAMLVYFTDAEGDFPALPPNYPVIWLVKGKGAVPWGERVQLN